In Sphingomonas profundi, the sequence ACTATGTGCTCTCGCTGAAGTGAGCCGCTAGCCAAAAGGGGCGCGGACCTCGCGGTCCGCGCCCCTTTTCTTTGTCCCCTGCGGGCGACGATCAATTCTCGTCGCGGCGGGCCTTCAGCGCGGCGCCCAGGATGTCGCCGAGCGACGCGCCCGAGTCGGACGAGCCGTACTGCGCCACGGCCTGCTTCTCCTCGGCCATCTGCATGGCCTTGATCGAAAAGTTCGGCTTCTTCGAGCGATCGAAGCCGATCACCATCGCGTCGAACTTCTGGCCGACCTGGAACCGCTCCGGACGCTGCTCGTCGCGATCGCGGCCAAGGTCGCCGCGACGGATGAAGCCGGTCGCGCCGTCGTCGCCGGCCTGCACGTCGAGGCCGCCGTCACCCACGTTCAGCACCGTGACGGTGACGATCGCATTCTTGTTCAGGCGGCTGCCGCCACCCGCCGATTCGCCCGCGCCGCTGCTGCCGCCGGCCGCGACGCCGCCGCGCTCCAGCTGCTTCATGCCCAGCGAGATGCGCTCCTTCTCGGTGTCGATGTCGAGCACCACGGCCTTCACCGTCTCGCCCTTGTGGTGCAGCGCCAGCGCTTCCTCGCCGGACACGCCCCAGGCGATGTCGGACATGTGGACCATGCCGTCGACGTCGCCGTCCAGGCCGATGAACAGGCCGAATTCGGTGGCGTTCTTCACCTCGCCCTCGACGACCGAGCCGACCGGATGCTGATCCAGGAACGAATCCCACGGATTGTTCTGCGCCTGCTTCAGGCCCAGCGAGATGCGGCGCTTGTCCTGATCGACCTCCAGGATGACCACGTCCACCTCCTGCGAGGTCGACACGATCTTGCCCGGATGGACGTTCTTCTTGGTCCACGACATCTCGGAGACGTGGACGAGGCCCTCGATGCCCGGCTCCAGCTCCACGAAGGCGCCATATTCGGTGATGTTGGTGACGCGGCCGGTGAACTTGCCGCCGATCGGGTACTTGGCGGCCGCACCCTCCCACGGATCGCTCTCGAGCTGCTTCATGCCGAGCGAGATGCGCTGCGTGTCCTTGTTGATGCGGATGATCTGCACCTTCACCACGTCGCCGATGTTGATCATCTCGGACGGGTGGCCGACGCGCTTGTAGCTGAGATCGGTGACGTGCAGCAGGCCGTCGATGCCGCCCAGATCGACGAAGGCGCCGTAATCGGTGATGTTCTTGACGACACCCTCGATCACCTGGCCCTCGGCGAGGCTCTGGATCAGGCCGGTGCGCTGCTCGGCGCGGGTCTCTTCCAGCACGGCGCGGCGGCTGACGACGATGTTGCCGCGGCGGCGATCCATCTTGAGGATCTGGAAGGGCTGCGGGATGTCCATCAGCGGGGTCACGTCGCGCACCGGGCGGATATCGACCTGGCTGCCGGGCAGGAAGGCGACGGCGCCGGAGAGATCGACGGTGAAGCCGCCCTTGACGCGACCGAAGATCACGCCCTCGACGCGGCTGTTGTGGCCGAACTCGGCCTCCAACTTGTCCCATGCGGCTTCGCGGCGCGCGCGATCGCGCGACAGCATCGCCTCGCCATGCACGTTCTCGACGCGATCGACATAGACCTCGACCTCGTCGCCCACCTTGAGATCGGCCTTCTGGCCGGGCGCGGCGAACTCGCGGAGCGCCACGCGGCCCTCGGACTTCAGGCCGACGTCGATGACGGCCATGTCGTTCTCGATGGCGGTGACGGTGCCCTTGACGACGCGGCCCTCGAAGCCTTCGCCCTCGCCGAGGGATTCGTTGAGCAGCGCCGCGAAATCATCGCGGGTGGGGTTGGCGGCAGTTGCCATATGCTAGCGGTTCCTGTCAGTCATGTTTCCGGCCATCCGGTTGTGTCCGGAGGTCTTGTGGCCGTTGACGCCACGGCGGCACCATGCCGGTCGCGGCACCGATCGCCCGTTTGCCCTCGCGAAAGCGACGAATGGCGAAAATGGGCACGCCGAGGAGCCGGTCTCACCGGATCCCCCGCGCACCTCGTTCCCTGGAGCAGCCGTGCCGGCGGGCGAGCCCGTCAGTCGTTGGCGGCCGCCCTGATCCGGGCCTCCACGAGCGCAAGCGCCCGATCGACGGCCGCCTCTATATCCATGAAGGTCGTGTCGAGCAAGTCGGCGTCGGCGGCCTGGGTGAGGGGCGCGTGATCGCGCAGCATGTCGCGCTTGTCGCGCTCGCGTATGTCGGCCAGCACGCGATCGTAGCTGATCTCCAGCCCGCGCGCGACGATCTCGTCGTGGCGCCGCCGCGCGCGCACGGCCGGCGCGGCCTTCACGAACAGCTTGGCGGCGGCGTGCGGCGCGATCACCGTGCCGATGTCCCGCCCGTCCAGCACCGCGCCGCCCGGCTGGCCGGCGAAGGCGCGCTGCCGCTCGATCAGCGCCGCGCGCACCGCCGGATGCGCCGACACGACCGAGGCGGCGGCACCGGCGGCCTCGCTGCGCAGCTGCTCGTCGGCCAGCAGCGGATCGGTGAAGGCGCAGGCGGCGAGGGCCGCATCCGGATCGGACGGATCGCCGCCGGTCCGCAGCACCTGCAACCCAACCGCGCGGTAGAGCAGGCCGGTATCCAGATAGGGCAGCCCGTAGTGGCGGGCGATGGCCCGCGCGATCGTGCCCTTGCCGGACGCGGCCGGCCCATCGACGGCGATGATCATGCGGCGACCGCCCCCAGCGCGGTCATCATGGCGGTGAAGCCGGGAAAGCTGGTGGCGACCGGCGCCATGTCGTCGATCCGCACGCCATCGCGGGAGGCGAGCCCCGCCACCGCGAAGCTCATCGCGATGCGGTGGTCCAGTTCCGCGGCGACCGTCGGGCGGGTCTCGTCGCCGGCCAGCGCCGCGCCGCCGCTGCCCTCGATCACCAGCCCGTCGGCCGCTTCCGACACCCGCGCGCCGCAGCGGGCCAGGCCGCGCGCCATCACGGCCAGCCGGTCCGATTCCTTTACGCGCAGCTCGTCCAGCCCACGCGTCACGGTGCGGCCCTCGGCCAGCGCGGCGGCGACGAACAGGATGGGGAACTCGTCGATCATGCTCGGCGCGATCTCCGGCGGCACCTCGATCCCGCGCAGCGCGGAGTGGCGCACGCGCAGGTCCGCCACGGGTTCGCCGCCCACCTCCCGCTCGTTCAGCAGGGCGATGTCGGCGCCCATCATCCGCAGCACATCGAACAGGCCGGCGCGGGTGGGGTTGATGCCGACGTTCGTCACCGTCACGTCCGATCCCGGCACCAGCAGCGCCGCCACCACCGGGAAGGCGGCGGAGGAGGGATCGCCGGGTACGACGATGTGCCGCGCTTGCAGGTCCGCCTCGCCCCGGAGCGAGATGATGCGGGCACCGTCGCCCGCCGTCTCCACCGTCAGATCGGCGCCGAAGCCGCGCAGCATGCGCTCGCTATGGTCGCGCGTCGCCACCGGCTCGATCACGCGGGTGATGCCGGGCGTGTTGAGGCCGGCGAGCAGCACCGCCGACTTCACCTGCGCCGAGGCGACCGGCAGGCGATATTCGATCGGCACCGCCGGGCACAGGCCGCGCAGCATCAGCGGCAGGCGATCGCCGCCATCGCCGCCGGGTGTGGCGAAGAACTCCGCGCCCATCCGCCCCAGCGGCTCGATCACGCGGGCCATCGGGCGGCGCGACAGGGAGGCGTCGCCGGTGAAGGTCGCGGTGATCGGGTGGCTGGCGACGACACCCATCAGCAGGCGGGTGGAGGTGCCGGAATTGCCCATGTCCAGCGCCGTCTGCGGCTGGAGCAGGCCGCCGACGCCGACGCCGTGGACGTGCCAGGCGCCGGCCGCGTCCCGTTCCACCGTGGCGCCCATCGCCCGCATCGCCCGCGCGGTGGCGATCACGTCCTCGCCCTCCAGCAGCCCCTCGATCACCGTCTCGCCCACCGCGAGCGCGCCGAGCATCAGCGCGCGGTGCGAGATCGACTTGTCGCCGGGCACCGCCACGGTGCCGCGCAGGCGGCCGGGCGCCGAGAAGGAAGCGGGGCGGGGCGGGGCGGCGGACGACATCGGCGCGGCTTTTGACAGCCGCCCTCCGCTATGGCAAGGCGCGCCGCGTCCATGGCCCGCAGCCCGCGCGGCCATGCCATATCTACTTTGAAATCGGAGGCCTATCGCGTGGTGAAACCTGAATGGGGCACCAAGCGGACCTGCCCTAAGTGCGGCACCCGCTTCTATGATCTGGGCAAGGACGACCCGGTGAGCTGCATCGAGTGCGGCGCCGCGTGGGAGCCCGATCCGATCCTCAAGTCCAAGCAGCCGATGCCCTACGACGCCCCCAAGAAGGAGGTCGAGAAGGAGAAGGACGATGCCGATCTCTCCGAGGATCTGGACATCGACGAGGACGAGGAGCCGAGCCCGGACGACGATGTCGACCTGGGTGGCGACGACGATATCGGCGTGGCGACGGGCGGCGACGACGACGAGCATTGATCGACGATATGGGGTTGCGAGCGCGCCGAGCCTGATCTAAAGGGCGCGCTCTCCCGATCGTTCCAGCCGATCGGGTGCGAAGGGATGGGGCCGTAGCTCAGCTGGGAGAGCGTCGCGATGGCATTGCGAAGGTCTGGGGTTCGATCCCCCACGGCTCCACCATTTCACCACTGACTGCATTTGCGGCGGCGACTGGCGACGGTTTCGGCATGTGCCGGGGCGATGGAAGCGCCAGCTCGGCCTTTCGCGCGGTCCCTCTCGCGGCCCTCCCTCCTCTACCTGAACGACTGGTCGAACGCGTCCTCTAGCCGGCACTGGCCGGTAATCGCGCCGGCTTCGGCGAAGTGGCGGAGCACGTCCCGCCCGCGATCGATCACCCGGGTGTCGATCGGTACGGGCTGCAGCTTCTGGCGCGCGGTGACGTAGCGGGCGACCGCCGCGGGATCCCGATGTCCTTGGCCGGCGCGTGCGGCGTTTCAAGCAAGCCGACGCCCTTCGGATGCGCCGCGCAGCTCAATCGCGCAAGCCGGCGCACGGGCGGGAACACAAGCCCGCCCAGCGCGTCATCGCATTCGCGCAGCCGTTGTGCGGGGATCCATGGGCCGGGACGCGAAGGGGGTCGATGCCGCAACTTTTCCGCCCCGGCGCCAACACGCTGGCCCGCTTGGCGCTGGCCGCGATCGCGATCGTACCGGCGGGGCTGCTGCTGCTGATCGCCGTGGTGACGCGATCCGGGGCGACGACCGGCGAGGGCCGCTTCGTCGAGCAGCCGGTGCCGTTCAGCCACCAGCATCACGCCGGCGAACTGGCGATCGACTGCCGCTACTGCCACGCGGGCGTGGAGACGGCCGCCACCGCCAGCGTGCCCGCCACCCATGTCTGCATGACCTGCCACTCGCAGATCTGGACCAATGCCGAGATGCTGGCGCCCGTGCGCGCAAGCCTGGCGAGCGGCCGGCCGATGGCGTGGCGGCGGGTGAACCGGCTGCCGGACTATGTGTATTTCGATCATCACGCGCACGTGAACAACGGCGTGCCCTGCGCCGCCTGCCATGGTGACGTCCGCCGCATGCCGCTCACCCGACAGGCCGCGCCGATGACGATGGGCTGGTGTCTCGATTGCCATCGCGCACCCGGCGACCGGATCGTCGCAGCCGACCGGCGCTTCGAGGCGGCGCCCTATCAGGATCGCAGCGCGGCGGACCGGCGGGCCGCCCGCGCGACGACGATCGCCATCGCCCGATCCGGCCGCAGGCTGACGGACTGTTCGACATGCCACCGATGACGCCGCCGCCGATCGACCGCCGCACGCTGCTCGGCATGATCGCCGCCGGGGCGGCCGCCACGGTGGCCGGGTGCAGCAAGCCCGACGAGACGATCCACCCGATGGTCGACCAGCCGGACGGGACGCGCCCCGGCGAGACGCGGCGCTACGCCACGGCGCTGCCGTTCGCCGGCTACGGCCGCGGCGTCACGGGGCTGGTGGTGAACGAGCGGCCGGTGAAGCTGGAGGGCCTTGCCGCCCACCCCGCCAGCCTGGGCGCGACCGATGTGTTCACCGAGGTGTCGATCCTGGATCTCTACGATCCGCAGCGGCTGAAGGCGCCGGTCGGGCCGGCCGGCCCGTCCAGCTGGCCGGCGGCGGCGCGCGCCATGCGCGAGCGCCGGTCGGGGCAGCAAGGCGGGCGGCTGGCGCTGCTGACCGGGCGGATCACCTCGCCTACCCTGCTCGCGCGCATCGCTGCGCTGAAGGCGGTGTATCCGGGCGCGCGGCATGTCCGCTGGGAGCCGTTCGACGACGATGCCGCGCTGGCGGGCGCCGAGGCCGCGTTCGGGCGGCGGCTCACCCTGCGCCCACGGCTGGCGGAGGCGGACGTCATCCTGTGCCTCGATGCCGATCCGCTGGGGCCGGGGGCGGAGCAGGTGGCGCTGGCGCGGGCCTGGGCGACGCGGCGGCGGACGGGCGCGATGCCGCGGCTGTTCGCGATCGAGCCGTCACCCACCGCGACCGGCGCGATGGCGGACGCCCGCGCCGCCGCCACGCCGCGCGAGATCGCGCTGGCCTGCCGCTTCCTCCACGCCCGCCTTGCCGGCGCCGCGCCGCCGGCGCTGCCGCCGGAGGTGGAGCGCGTGTTGCTGGCGGCGGTGGCGGCGCTGGCGGCGGCGCGCGGGCGGGCGCTGGTGCTGGCGGGCGATCGGCAGCCGGCCGGGGTCCACGCCTTTGCCGCCTGGCTGAACGGGCAGCTCGGCGCGCCGATCGATCATATCGCGCCGGTCGATCCCGACCCGGCGCCGCATCGCGCCGGGCTGGCGGCACTGGCGCGCGACATGCACGCGGGCACGATCGACACGCTGATCGTGATCGACGCCAATCCCTGCTACGCGGCGCCGCCGGCCCTCCGCTTCGCCGAGGCGATGGCGCGCGTGCCGCTGACGATCGCGGCGACGCGGATGCCGGACGAGACGAGCATGCGGGCGAAGTGGCGCCTGCCGCTGTCCCACCCGCTGGAGGGCTGGCATGACTGGCGCGCGCCGGACGGCACCGCCAGCATCGCCCAGCCGCTGATCCGACCGATGTGGGACACGCGGACGCCAAGCGACGTCGTCGACCTGCTGATCGATCCCGCCGCCGGGCCGGCCAGCTACGCGCGGGTACGGGAAACATGGGCGTCGCTGGACGCTGCCGGGTGGCGCGCGGCGGTGGCGGCGGGGATCGTGGCGGATACGGCGCGCGCGCCCGAGCCGGTGCCGGCGGCGCGGCTGGTGCTGCCGCCGGTGCCGCCGCCCGCCACGGCGATCGCGCTCACCATCGCGCCCTCGCCGGCGCTGCATGACGGGCGCTGGTCCGCCAATGCCTGGGCGCAGGAATGTCCCGATCCGCTGACCAAGGAGGTGTGGGGATCGAGCGCGCGGATGCACCCCGACGACGTGGCGGCGCTGGCGGCCGAGGATGGCGACCTGATCCGCATCGGCCAGGGTGGCGCCGTGGTGACGCTGCCGGTGCGCGCGGTGGCCGGCCAGGCGCGGCGAACGGTGACGCTGCTGGCCGGCTATGGCCGCGACGGTGCCGGCGCCATAGCGGACGGCATCGGCGCGAACGCCTTCGCCCTCGCCGACCACGGCCCGGTGCGGGTCGAGCGGGTGGGCACGCGGCGGCCGGTGGTGACGACGCAGCACCAATTCGCGCTCGCCGGCGAGCTGGACAAGCTGTTTCCGGTGCTCGCGCCGCAAGCGGCCATGCCGGCGCGGCCGCCGCTGCCCTCGCTGCTGCCCAACCCGCCCGCAAAGGGGAGCCCGCCGCGACAGTGGGCGATGGCGATCGACACGGACGTCTGCATCGGCTGCAACGCCTGCGTGGTCGCGTGCCAGGCCGAGAACAACGTGCCCGCGATCGGCCCGGCCGAGATGGCGGTGGGCCGCGACATGCATTGGCTGCGCGTCGACCGCTACGAGACGGCGCACGCCACCGGCTTTCAGCCGGTGCCATGCATGCAGTGCGAGGCGGCGCCGTGCGAGCCGGTATGCCCGGTGGAGGCATCGGTGCACGATGCGCAGGGGCTGAACGTGCAGGTGTATAATCGCTGCGTCGGCACGCGCACTTGCCAGGCGAATTGCCCCTACAAGGTGCGCCGCTTCAACTTCCGCGACTATGCCGGCGCATCGCTGTGGGGCGATGCGGCGGACGCATCGGTGACGGCGCAGCGCAACCCCGACGTGTCGGTGCGGGCGCGCGGCGTGATGGAGAAGTGCACCTACTGCGTGCAGCGCATCTCCGCCGCCACGCGGGACGAGGATGCCGGCGGCATGCCCGGCCCGGTCGCCACCGCCTGCCAGTCCGCCTGCCCGACGCAGGCGATCCGTTTCGGCACACTGGACGATGCCGCGATCCGGGAGGCGCGCGCCGATCCGCGCCACTATGCGCTGCTGGAGGAGCTGGGCACCAGGCCACGCACCACCTATCTCGCGCGGCGGAAGAACGGCGGATGAAAGCGCACGCCGTTCCCGGCCCGCGGCGCTGGACGCTGCCTTCGATCGTCACGCTGGAAGACGTGACGGAGACGGTGGCGGCGCCGCTGATGGATCGGCGGCCGGCACGCGGCTGGTGGAT encodes:
- the aroA gene encoding 3-phosphoshikimate 1-carboxyvinyltransferase, with the protein product MSSAAPPRPASFSAPGRLRGTVAVPGDKSISHRALMLGALAVGETVIEGLLEGEDVIATARAMRAMGATVERDAAGAWHVHGVGVGGLLQPQTALDMGNSGTSTRLLMGVVASHPITATFTGDASLSRRPMARVIEPLGRMGAEFFATPGGDGGDRLPLMLRGLCPAVPIEYRLPVASAQVKSAVLLAGLNTPGITRVIEPVATRDHSERMLRGFGADLTVETAGDGARIISLRGEADLQARHIVVPGDPSSAAFPVVAALLVPGSDVTVTNVGINPTRAGLFDVLRMMGADIALLNEREVGGEPVADLRVRHSALRGIEVPPEIAPSMIDEFPILFVAAALAEGRTVTRGLDELRVKESDRLAVMARGLARCGARVSEAADGLVIEGSGGAALAGDETRPTVAAELDHRIAMSFAVAGLASRDGVRIDDMAPVATSFPGFTAMMTALGAVAA
- the cmk gene encoding (d)CMP kinase; its protein translation is MIIAVDGPAASGKGTIARAIARHYGLPYLDTGLLYRAVGLQVLRTGGDPSDPDAALAACAFTDPLLADEQLRSEAAGAAASVVSAHPAVRAALIERQRAFAGQPGGAVLDGRDIGTVIAPHAAAKLFVKAAPAVRARRRHDEIVARGLEISYDRVLADIRERDKRDMLRDHAPLTQAADADLLDTTFMDIEAAVDRALALVEARIRAAAND
- a CDS encoding TIGR02300 family protein; this encodes MVKPEWGTKRTCPKCGTRFYDLGKDDPVSCIECGAAWEPDPILKSKQPMPYDAPKKEVEKEKDDADLSEDLDIDEDEEPSPDDDVDLGGDDDIGVATGGDDDEH
- a CDS encoding 4Fe-4S dicluster domain-containing protein: MTPPPIDRRTLLGMIAAGAAATVAGCSKPDETIHPMVDQPDGTRPGETRRYATALPFAGYGRGVTGLVVNERPVKLEGLAAHPASLGATDVFTEVSILDLYDPQRLKAPVGPAGPSSWPAAARAMRERRSGQQGGRLALLTGRITSPTLLARIAALKAVYPGARHVRWEPFDDDAALAGAEAAFGRRLTLRPRLAEADVILCLDADPLGPGAEQVALARAWATRRRTGAMPRLFAIEPSPTATGAMADARAAATPREIALACRFLHARLAGAAPPALPPEVERVLLAAVAALAAARGRALVLAGDRQPAGVHAFAAWLNGQLGAPIDHIAPVDPDPAPHRAGLAALARDMHAGTIDTLIVIDANPCYAAPPALRFAEAMARVPLTIAATRMPDETSMRAKWRLPLSHPLEGWHDWRAPDGTASIAQPLIRPMWDTRTPSDVVDLLIDPAAGPASYARVRETWASLDAAGWRAAVAAGIVADTARAPEPVPAARLVLPPVPPPATAIALTIAPSPALHDGRWSANAWAQECPDPLTKEVWGSSARMHPDDVAALAAEDGDLIRIGQGGAVVTLPVRAVAGQARRTVTLLAGYGRDGAGAIADGIGANAFALADHGPVRVERVGTRRPVVTTQHQFALAGELDKLFPVLAPQAAMPARPPLPSLLPNPPAKGSPPRQWAMAIDTDVCIGCNACVVACQAENNVPAIGPAEMAVGRDMHWLRVDRYETAHATGFQPVPCMQCEAAPCEPVCPVEASVHDAQGLNVQVYNRCVGTRTCQANCPYKVRRFNFRDYAGASLWGDAADASVTAQRNPDVSVRARGVMEKCTYCVQRISAATRDEDAGGMPGPVATACQSACPTQAIRFGTLDDAAIREARADPRHYALLEELGTRPRTTYLARRKNGG
- a CDS encoding cytochrome c3 family protein translates to MPQLFRPGANTLARLALAAIAIVPAGLLLLIAVVTRSGATTGEGRFVEQPVPFSHQHHAGELAIDCRYCHAGVETAATASVPATHVCMTCHSQIWTNAEMLAPVRASLASGRPMAWRRVNRLPDYVYFDHHAHVNNGVPCAACHGDVRRMPLTRQAAPMTMGWCLDCHRAPGDRIVAADRRFEAAPYQDRSAADRRAARATTIAIARSGRRLTDCSTCHR
- the rpsA gene encoding 30S ribosomal protein S1, whose translation is MATAANPTRDDFAALLNESLGEGEGFEGRVVKGTVTAIENDMAVIDVGLKSEGRVALREFAAPGQKADLKVGDEVEVYVDRVENVHGEAMLSRDRARREAAWDKLEAEFGHNSRVEGVIFGRVKGGFTVDLSGAVAFLPGSQVDIRPVRDVTPLMDIPQPFQILKMDRRRGNIVVSRRAVLEETRAEQRTGLIQSLAEGQVIEGVVKNITDYGAFVDLGGIDGLLHVTDLSYKRVGHPSEMINIGDVVKVQIIRINKDTQRISLGMKQLESDPWEGAAAKYPIGGKFTGRVTNITEYGAFVELEPGIEGLVHVSEMSWTKKNVHPGKIVSTSQEVDVVILEVDQDKRRISLGLKQAQNNPWDSFLDQHPVGSVVEGEVKNATEFGLFIGLDGDVDGMVHMSDIAWGVSGEEALALHHKGETVKAVVLDIDTEKERISLGMKQLERGGVAAGGSSGAGESAGGGSRLNKNAIVTVTVLNVGDGGLDVQAGDDGATGFIRRGDLGRDRDEQRPERFQVGQKFDAMVIGFDRSKKPNFSIKAMQMAEEKQAVAQYGSSDSGASLGDILGAALKARRDEN